A segment of the Cytobacillus luteolus genome:
AACACTTGGAGCGAAAACTCGTAAGAAGAAGAACAAATCAGATAAGTTCATCGTACGTCGTCGTAAAAAATAACGGGGTTGAGCTACGGTTCACAGGAACCGTAGGGCAATCACGAAGGGAGGTTCACATATGGGTCGCAGCTTAAAAAAAGGACCTTTTGTTGATGATCATTTAATGGTTAAAGTTGAGAAAATGAATGAAACTGAAAAGAAACAAGTTATCAAAACTTGGTCTCGTCGTTCAACGATTTTCCCTCAATTTATTGGTCACACAATTGCTGTTTATGATGGTCGTAAGCATGTACCAGTATATGTTACGGAAGATATGGTTGGTCACAAACTAGGTGAATTCGCACCTACCCGTACGTATAAAGGCCACGCAAATGACGATAAGAAAACAAGACGCTAATGAGAGGAGGCATTTATTATGCAAGCTAAAGCTGTTGCAAACACAGTTCGTATTGCTCCTCGTAAAGCACGTTTAGTGATAGATTTAATTCGAGGTAAGCAAGTAGGTGAGGCAGTGGCGATCCTACGCCATACGCCTAAGGCTGCTTCTCCAATTGTAGAGAAAGTACTTAACTCTGCAATTGCAAATGCAGAACATAACTACGAAATGGACGCTAATAACCTAGTAATTACAGATGCTTTTGTTAATGAAGGTCCAACATTGAAACGTTTCCGTCCACGTGCAATGGGTCGTGCTTCACAAATTAACAAACGTACTAGCCACATTACAATCGTGGTATCAGAAAAGAAGGAGGGATAATCAGTGGGTCAAAAAGTTAATCCTATAGGTTTGCGTATCGGAGTTATCCGTGATTGGGAATCAAAATGGTACGCAGGCAAAGATTATGCAGACTTATTACATGAAGACCTTAAGATTCGTGAGTATATCGCTAAGCGTCTACATGATGCTTCAGTATCTAAAATAGAAATCGAACGTGCTGCTAACCGTGTAAACGTAACTGTTCACACTGCTAAACCAGGTATGGTAATTGGTAAAGGTGGTACAGAGGTTGAAGCACTTCGTAAAGCGTTAAACCAATTAACTGGTAAACGTGTACACATCAATATTCTTGAAATCAAAAGAGCAGATATGGAAGCAATTCTTGTTGCTGAAAACATCGCTCGTCAATTAGAAAACCGTGTATCTTTCCGTCGTGCACAAAAGCAAGTTATCCAACGTGCAATGCGCGCTGGTGCAAAAGGAATTAAAACAATGGTTTCTGGTCGTCTAGGCGGTGCAGATATCGCTCGTTCTGAACATTATAGTGAAGGAACAGTTCCTCTTCATACACTTCGTGCTGATATTGACTATGGCACTGCAGAGGCAGATACAACATACGGTAAAATCGGAGTTAAAGTTTGGATTTATCGTGGAGAGGTCCTTCCTACGAGAAAGAAAACTGAGGAAGGAGGAAATTAATTATGTTAATGCCAAAACGCGTTAAGTATCGTAGAGAACACCGCGGGAAAATGCGTGGTAATGCTAAAGGTGGTACTGAGGTTCACTTCGGTGAATATGGTATTCAAGCACTTGAAGCATCATGGATTACGAACCGTCAGATTGAGGCAGCTCGTATCGCAATGACTCGTTATATGAAACGTGGCGGTAAAGTATGGATTAAAATTTTCCCTTCTAAGCCGTACACAGCAAAACCTTTAGAGGTACGTATGGGATCCGGTAAAGGGGCGCCTGAAGGATGGGTAGCTGTTGTAAAACCGGGTAAAATAATGTTTGAAATTTCAGGTGTATCTGAAGAAGTAGCAAGAGAGGCACTTCGTTTAGCATCTCATAAGCTACCAATCAAAACTAAGTTTGTAAAACGTGAAGAAATTGGTGGTGAATCAAATGAGTAATCCAAAAGAAATTCGTGAATTAACCACTGCCGAAATTGAACAAAAAGTTAAATCTTTAAAAGAAGAGCTATTCAACCTACGCTTCCAGTTAGCTACTGGTCAGCTTGAGAACACAGCTCGTATTCGTGAAGTTCGTAAATCGATCGCTCGTATGAAAACTGTTATCCGTGAGAGAGAGATCGGCGTTAATAATCGTTAACCAGAGAGGAGGGTTTGCTAAATGAGTGAACGCAACCAACGCAAAGTCTATACTGGTCGTGTCGTGTCTGACAAGATGGATAAGACAGTCACAGTTCTTGTAGAAACCTATAAGAAACATTCACTTTACGGGAAGCGCGTAAAGTATTCTAAAAAATTCAAAGCTCATGATGAGAATAACGAAGCAAAAACTGGCGATATCGTAAAAATTATGGAGACTCGTCCGTTATCTGCAACAAAACGCTTCCGTTTAATTGAAGTTGTAGAAAAAGCAGTTATTATCTAATATATGTTCGGATAAATCACAAATCCGAAGGGAGGTTTCATAATGATTCAACAAGAAACTCGTTTAAAAGTAGCTGACAACTCTGGAGCTCGTGAAGTTCTTACAATTAAAGTTCTAGGTGGTTCAGGTCGTAAGACAGCAAATATTGGTGATGTTATTGTTTGTACAGTAAAACAAGCAACACCAGGAGGCGTTGTTAAAAAAGGTGACGTAGTTAAAGCGGTAATTGTTCGTACAAAACGCGGAGTACGTCGTAATGATGGATCATATATTCGTTTTGATGAAAATGCTTGCGTAATTATCCGTGATGACAAGGGTCCACGTGGAACTCGTATCTTCGGACCTGTAGCACGTGAATTACGTGACAATAACTTTATGAAAATCGTTTCATTAGCTCCGGAAGTATTATAAATCAATTAAAGAAATGCCTTTTAAGGAGGTGCGAGTTAGATGCATGTAAAAAAAGGTGATAAAGTTCAAGTTATCTCTGGAAAAGATAAAGGTAAACAAGGTGTAATCCTTGAGGCTTACCCAAAGAAAGACCGTGTACTTGTTGAAGGTGTGAACATTGTTAAAAAACACTCTAAACCATCACAAGCAAACCCACAAGGTGGAATCATTAATAAAGAAGCAGCTATCCATGTATCAAATGTAATGCCATTAGATCCTAAATCAGGAACTCCTACAAGAGTTGGATTTAAAGTAGAAGATGGCAAAAAGGTACGTGTTGCAAAAAAATCTGGTGAATTATTAGATAAATAGTAGAAGAAAGGAGGTACTGAAATGAACCGCCTAAAAGAAAAATTTCAGAATGACATTACACCTGCTTTAATGAGCAAGTTTAACTATTCTTCAGTTATGGAAGTTCCTAAACTAGAAAAGATCGTTATCAACATGGGTATTGGTGATGCGGTTGCTAATTCAAAAGCATTAGATACAGCTGTTGAGGAATTAGCTACAATTACTGGTCAAAAGCCTGTAGTAACAAAAGCTAAGAAATCTATCGCAGGTTTCCGCTTACGTGAAGGTATGCCTATCGGTGCTAAAGTTACATTACGCGGTGAGCGTATGTATCAATTCATAGATAAACTAATTTCAGTTTCTCTTCCACGTGTACGTGACTTCCGTGGTATTTCTAAGAAATCTTTTGATGGCCGTGGTAACTATACACTTGGTGTTAAAGAACAATTAATCTTCCCTGAGATTGATTACGATAAAGTATCTAAAGTTCGTGGTATGGATATCGTTATTGTAACAACTGCTAAATCAGATGAAGAAGCTCGTGAGTTATTAACTCAATTCGGAATGCCGTTCCAAAAGTAAAGGAGGCGATATCGTGGCTAAAAAATCTATGATTGCGAAACAAAAACGCGTTCAGAAATTTAAAGTACAAGAGTACACTCGATGTGAGCGTTGCGGACGTCCTCATTCAGTATTACGCAAATTTAAACTTTGTCGTATTTGTTTCCGTGAACTAGCTTATAAGGGTCAAATTCCTGGTGTTAAAAAAGCAAGTTGGTAAAACCCGATAATGGGAAGGAGGTAAAATTACAATGGTCATGACAGATCCTATTGCAGATATGCTAACTCGC
Coding sequences within it:
- the rpsS gene encoding 30S ribosomal protein S19 → MGRSLKKGPFVDDHLMVKVEKMNETEKKQVIKTWSRRSTIFPQFIGHTIAVYDGRKHVPVYVTEDMVGHKLGEFAPTRTYKGHANDDKKTRR
- the rplV gene encoding 50S ribosomal protein L22, which gives rise to MQAKAVANTVRIAPRKARLVIDLIRGKQVGEAVAILRHTPKAASPIVEKVLNSAIANAEHNYEMDANNLVITDAFVNEGPTLKRFRPRAMGRASQINKRTSHITIVVSEKKEG
- the rpsC gene encoding 30S ribosomal protein S3 translates to MGQKVNPIGLRIGVIRDWESKWYAGKDYADLLHEDLKIREYIAKRLHDASVSKIEIERAANRVNVTVHTAKPGMVIGKGGTEVEALRKALNQLTGKRVHINILEIKRADMEAILVAENIARQLENRVSFRRAQKQVIQRAMRAGAKGIKTMVSGRLGGADIARSEHYSEGTVPLHTLRADIDYGTAEADTTYGKIGVKVWIYRGEVLPTRKKTEEGGN
- the rplP gene encoding 50S ribosomal protein L16; amino-acid sequence: MLMPKRVKYRREHRGKMRGNAKGGTEVHFGEYGIQALEASWITNRQIEAARIAMTRYMKRGGKVWIKIFPSKPYTAKPLEVRMGSGKGAPEGWVAVVKPGKIMFEISGVSEEVAREALRLASHKLPIKTKFVKREEIGGESNE
- the rpmC gene encoding 50S ribosomal protein L29, coding for MSNPKEIRELTTAEIEQKVKSLKEELFNLRFQLATGQLENTARIREVRKSIARMKTVIREREIGVNNR
- the rpsQ gene encoding 30S ribosomal protein S17, translated to MSERNQRKVYTGRVVSDKMDKTVTVLVETYKKHSLYGKRVKYSKKFKAHDENNEAKTGDIVKIMETRPLSATKRFRLIEVVEKAVII
- the rplN gene encoding 50S ribosomal protein L14 — its product is MIQQETRLKVADNSGAREVLTIKVLGGSGRKTANIGDVIVCTVKQATPGGVVKKGDVVKAVIVRTKRGVRRNDGSYIRFDENACVIIRDDKGPRGTRIFGPVARELRDNNFMKIVSLAPEVL
- the rplX gene encoding 50S ribosomal protein L24, giving the protein MHVKKGDKVQVISGKDKGKQGVILEAYPKKDRVLVEGVNIVKKHSKPSQANPQGGIINKEAAIHVSNVMPLDPKSGTPTRVGFKVEDGKKVRVAKKSGELLDK
- the rplE gene encoding 50S ribosomal protein L5 encodes the protein MNRLKEKFQNDITPALMSKFNYSSVMEVPKLEKIVINMGIGDAVANSKALDTAVEELATITGQKPVVTKAKKSIAGFRLREGMPIGAKVTLRGERMYQFIDKLISVSLPRVRDFRGISKKSFDGRGNYTLGVKEQLIFPEIDYDKVSKVRGMDIVIVTTAKSDEEARELLTQFGMPFQK
- a CDS encoding type Z 30S ribosomal protein S14; protein product: MAKKSMIAKQKRVQKFKVQEYTRCERCGRPHSVLRKFKLCRICFRELAYKGQIPGVKKASW